AAGAAGGAAACTATGACATTTACCTTCTTGATATTCCAACCTTAATGCTAACAATATTTCATAGCCCAGAAGATGAGATATCTGCAAGATTTGCACCCGATGAAAGAATACTATTTGTAAGGGCTGGTTATGATGCTCATATTATGTGGATTATGGACATAGATGGAGAAAACCAACAAATGATAGGAGAGGGAAGATACCCTCAATTCTCCCCAGATGGAAATAGCATAATCTTCTCCAAACCAGGCTCTGACTATGAAATATTTATAATGAACAAAGATGGAACAAATATCAGAAAACTTACAGATAATGATATTGATGACATAGAACCAACATTCTCACCTGATGGAAATACAATCGCCTATAACTCCAACAACAACATCTACACAATGAATAAGGATGGAGGAAACCAAACAAAGGTAATAACAAATGGAACAAATCCAAGCTTCTCTCCAGATGGTAACTCCCTTGCCTTTATATTCGGAAACACCCTCTATACCACAAACCTACAAACTGGTGAGCTAAAGGAAATAGGAGAAGGAATAAAGGCAATATCCTGGTCTTGTGGAAGTGTGGAAAACAAAAAGCCTATTCCAGTAATAAAATGAAACCATATTGGCTTTTTTTATATATTTTGGAAAGGGGGCACGGGGGAAAACATAAATAAAATGCAAAACTTAAAACGCAAAACTGTGGTAAGGATTTAAATAAAGGGCAAAAATTTTTGTTGCCAAATTAAAAAAATGTGGCTCTTCACGGAATATAATGGGTAAATAATATTTAAGAATTTAAGGTAAGTTGCATCTATTTGGGTAATATATTATACTCCTTAAATCTTTGAAAAAGAAAAAGCGAGGATCCAAACGATGCACATAAAGATTATCTTACAGAGTTATTAGGATGTCAAGGATTTTTTGTGGTGGATATAGAGGGAACAAATCTTAAGGCAAGAAATATTATCAGAAGGGATGAGGTTATAGGGA
The sequence above is a segment of the bacterium genome. Coding sequences within it:
- a CDS encoding DPP IV N-terminal domain-containing protein, translating into EGNYDIYLLDIPTLMLTIFHSPEDEISARFAPDERILFVRAGYDAHIMWIMDIDGENQQMIGEGRYPQFSPDGNSIIFSKPGSDYEIFIMNKDGTNIRKLTDNDIDDIEPTFSPDGNTIAYNSNNNIYTMNKDGGNQTKVITNGTNPSFSPDGNSLAFIFGNTLYTTNLQTGELKEIGEGIKAISWSCGSVENKKPIPVIK